Proteins from a genomic interval of Zingiber officinale cultivar Zhangliang chromosome 2A, Zo_v1.1, whole genome shotgun sequence:
- the LOC122044184 gene encoding agamous-like MADS-box protein AGL62 yields MKKTSRGRQRIAMEAIENAAARKVCFSKRRACLFKKAAELSVLCGAEIAVLAFSPSGKPFSFGHPSVDSVLARFFSAWPAPPRHHRLAGALLQELGRQESQLAERLEAERRRKVALEAAIFRPWGTVADLLDADVEALGMPELGLLQRALEWVRAEAAGRAEQLAFEALQPSNVAVNAGVFVTADAPTAAASPNLLEFGYAPQGYGF; encoded by the coding sequence ATGAAGAAGACGAGCAGAGGCCGTCAAAGGATCGCGATGGAGGCGATCGAGAATGCGGCTGCGCGGAAGGTGTGCTTCTCCAAGCGCCGCGCCTGCTTGTTCAAGAAGGCGGCCGAGCTCTCCGTCCTCTGCGGCGCCGAGATCGCCGTCCTCGCCTTCTCCCCCAGCGGCAAGCCCTTCTCCTTCGGCCACCCCTCCGTCGACTCCGTGCTCGCCCGCTTCTTCTCCGCCTGGCCTGCTCCCCCTCGGCACCACCGCCTCGCTGGGGCCCTGCTTCAGGAGCTCGGCCGGCAGGAGTCGCAGCTCGCGGAGCGGCTCGAggcggagaggaggaggaaggtgGCGCTCGAGGCGGCGATTTTCCGGCCGTGGGGCACCGTGGCGGACCTGCTGGACGCCGACGTCGAGGCGCTCGGGATGCCGGAGCTCGGCCTGCTGCAGAGAGCGCTGGAGTGGGTGCGGGCGGAGGCGGCGGGCAGGGCGGAGCAACTGGCCTTCGAGGCTTTGCAGCCGTCGAACGTGGCGGTCAACGCCGGTGTCTTTGTCACCGCCGACGCCCCCACGGCGGCGGCGAGTCCAAATTTGTTGGAATTTGGCTATGCACCTCAAGGCTATGGCTTCTAG
- the LOC122042922 gene encoding uncharacterized protein LOC122042922, which produces MTGIKLLICDKKAESGMAMDRNNSTERDIALDLESCMNSVKKEQEGVKDIGILSSFDIDAFLKPERDGQSEHSRSSSSEHSYTDEEALVDKRVEPEENVSLLEKKIELEKPKKKGRKKPPKPPRPPNSPSLDATNQKLMKEIEEIARLKRERIQRMKIKMKNAKSTHSNSSLWALLVTILFILVIIWKGVYSRGSYRLGFYGTPESSAQSRGGFVSIQFYKNVSANLHSPASSASPNN; this is translated from the exons ATGACCGGTATAAAGCTCCTAATTTGTGACAAGAAGGCTGAATCCGGCATGGCCATGGATAGGAATAATTCAACAGAACGAGACATTGCCTTGGATCTAGAAAGTTGCATGAATTCTGTGAAAAAAGAACAGGAAGGAGTAAAGGATATAGGAATTCTGAGTAGCTTTGACATTGATGCATTTTTAAAACCGGAGAGAGATGGGCAATCGGAACATAGTCGATCTAGCTCTTCTGAACATTCTTACACAGATGAGGAGGCTTTGGTTGACAAGAGGGTTGAACCAGAGGAAAATGTAAGCCTTTTGGAGAAGAAAATTGAACTTGAGAAGCCAAAAAAGAAAGGGCGCAAGAAGCCACCTAAGCCACCTCGTCCTCCCAACTCTCCGTCTCTTGATGCTACTAACCAGAAGCTGATGAAGGAGATCGAGGAAATTGcaaggttgaagagagagaggaTTCAACGAATGAAAATCAAGATGAAGAATGCTAAATCAACACATTCTAATAGCAGCCTTTGGGCCTTGCTCGTCACCATTCTTTTCATCCTTGTTATAATCTGGAAAG GAGTCTATTCTCGAGGAAGCTACAGACTCGGCTTCTATGGTACACCTGAATCATCAGCACAAAGTAGAGGTGGATTTGTTTCCATTCAGTTTTACAAGAACGTATCGGCAAATCTTCATTCTCCGGCCTCATCAGCTTCCCCCAA TAACTAG
- the LOC122044183 gene encoding probable carboxylesterase 8, giving the protein MDRSSLFLNRTAVVANDKPFFKVVVHDRHTLVGAVLRCRRLDSARDTGIRLFLPSPSLPPTGSKLSVIVYIHSGGFIIFRVASSPFHGLCSRLAAALPTVVLSVDYHLSPGHRLPAAFEDSLDALFWLRAHTLGASAEGNLPFPLIECVDFSRCFLMGDSAGATIAFHASLRVATIQDSVAPLSITGLVLD; this is encoded by the exons ATGGACAGAAGTAGCCTCTTTCTTAATAGAACAGCC GTGGTTGCGAATGATAAACCTTTCTTTAAGGTGGTTGTGCATGATCGCCACACACTTGTA ggcGCCGTCCTCCGATGCCGCCGACTTGACTCTGCCCGCGACACTGGTATTCGCCTCTTCCTCCCCTCACCCTCTTTGCCTCCCACCGGATCCAAGCTCTCGGTCATCGTCTACATCCACAGTGGTGGATTCATCATCTTCCGCGTCGCTTCCTCCCCCTTCCATGGCCTTTGCTCTCGTCTCGCGGCTGCCCTTCCCACCGTCGTCCTCTCCGTCGACTACCACCTCTCTCCGGGGCACCGCCTGCCCGCTGCCTTTGAGGACTCCCTCGACGCTCTCTTCTGGCTCCGAGCCCACACCCTGGGGGCCTCTGCGGAGGGAAACCTCCCCTTCCCGCTCATCGAATGCGTCGACTTCTCCCGCTGCTTCCTCATGGGCGACAGTGCGGGCGCGACCATCGCCTTCCACGCCTCTCTCCGTGTGGCAACGATCCAGGACTCCGTGGCCCCGCTGAGCATCACCGGCTTGGTGTTGGACTAG